One Brevibacterium spongiae DNA segment encodes these proteins:
- a CDS encoding peptidoglycan-binding protein — protein MPRLTSHRKGRRSVLTGALIGLSAAVMALVVAAVVIINSPFSFGSTKIRQMQMASVSHLTEQQIDNARLIIGVGRGGDFDDRAIRIALMTALQESSLRNLDSGDRDSVGLFQQRPSQGWGAPDQLTDPVYAAKAFYGINPEVENPGLDQIEGWSSMSPTEAAQSVQRSALPDAYGQWESLADDLLGSQTDVEALD, from the coding sequence ATGCCTCGTCTGACATCACATCGCAAGGGCCGTCGGTCCGTGCTCACCGGTGCCCTGATCGGGCTCTCGGCGGCAGTGATGGCACTCGTCGTTGCCGCCGTCGTCATCATCAACTCCCCCTTCTCATTCGGTTCCACGAAGATCAGGCAGATGCAGATGGCCTCCGTCAGTCACCTCACCGAACAGCAGATCGACAATGCCCGCCTCATCATCGGCGTCGGCCGCGGCGGCGATTTCGACGACCGAGCGATTCGCATCGCCCTGATGACCGCGTTGCAGGAGTCATCGCTGCGCAATCTCGACTCCGGCGACCGCGATTCCGTCGGCCTGTTCCAACAGCGTCCTTCCCAGGGGTGGGGCGCACCGGATCAGCTGACCGACCCCGTCTACGCGGCGAAGGCGTTCTACGGCATCAACCCCGAGGTCGAGAACCCCGGCCTCGACCAGATCGAGGGTTGGTCCTCGATGTCTCCGACGGAGGCGGCTCAGTCCGTGCAGCGTTCCGCCCTTCCCGATGCCTATGGTCAGTGGGAGTCCTTGGCCGATGATCTCCTCGGTTCCCAAACCGACGTCGAGGCCCTGGACTGA
- a CDS encoding ArsR/SmtB family transcription factor: MASTPDTEHVDDEVEQLLLNPEDNLEAITETADLFKALATPSRLKMLLVLTHGEATVTHIVESTGLSQPLVSQHLKFLRGLHLVGVNRIGREAYYSLKDDHVAHIILDAIAHTIEAHEH, from the coding sequence ATGGCTTCCACTCCCGATACCGAACACGTCGACGACGAGGTCGAGCAGCTCCTGCTCAACCCCGAGGACAACCTCGAAGCCATCACCGAAACCGCCGACCTCTTCAAGGCACTCGCCACGCCCTCCCGGCTGAAGATGCTGCTCGTACTCACCCACGGCGAGGCCACAGTCACGCACATCGTCGAGTCCACCGGTCTGTCCCAGCCGCTCGTGTCCCAGCACCTGAAATTCCTCCGCGGGCTCCACCTCGTCGGGGTCAACCGCATCGGCCGCGAAGCCTACTATTCACTCAAGGACGACCACGTCGCCCACATCATCCTCGACGCCATCGCCCACACGATCGAGGCCCACGAACACTGA
- a CDS encoding DMT family transporter, translating into MSSAEATGDGRTPAPQALPVLGVVVAAVLLGSAGLFVILAEATAPTAAFLRCWIAVIVLAPLAYLEIRRHGRVPPKALLIAGVSGAALGLDYVLWAQSVLDAGLGVSTVLISVQVIVFPALVWIFGGSRPGWLFIGCVPLMIIGMLLTGGVFGVDQAAANPTRGAIFGVLSGVLYGVYIFGIHHSRKVAPKFVVAPVEVGTIAAGVMTAVAGVGLGGLDFDLGWDGWAWMLALAVCGQALSWVLLSISSPLVPVSTTAALMLLQPLSAVVLGSLIAGERLQPAQWAGAVLVAAIVWVVGGGPEALTRRRRPPR; encoded by the coding sequence ATGAGCTCCGCCGAGGCGACCGGGGACGGTCGGACGCCCGCACCGCAGGCCCTGCCGGTCCTCGGGGTGGTCGTGGCCGCCGTGCTGCTGGGTTCGGCCGGTCTGTTCGTCATCCTCGCCGAGGCGACCGCCCCCACCGCTGCCTTCCTGCGGTGTTGGATCGCCGTCATCGTCCTCGCACCCCTGGCCTACCTCGAGATCCGCAGACACGGCAGAGTCCCGCCGAAGGCGCTGCTCATCGCCGGGGTCTCCGGTGCGGCCCTGGGACTGGACTATGTGCTCTGGGCGCAGAGCGTCCTCGATGCCGGTCTCGGGGTGTCCACCGTGCTCATCAGCGTCCAGGTCATCGTGTTCCCCGCACTGGTGTGGATCTTCGGCGGCAGCCGGCCCGGATGGCTGTTCATCGGCTGTGTGCCGCTCATGATCATCGGCATGCTGCTCACCGGCGGGGTCTTCGGCGTCGACCAGGCTGCGGCCAATCCGACACGCGGCGCGATCTTCGGTGTCCTCTCGGGTGTGCTCTACGGCGTCTACATCTTCGGCATCCACCACTCACGCAAGGTGGCTCCGAAGTTCGTCGTCGCCCCTGTCGAGGTCGGCACGATCGCCGCTGGAGTGATGACGGCGGTGGCCGGAGTCGGCCTGGGCGGACTCGACTTCGACCTCGGCTGGGACGGGTGGGCGTGGATGCTGGCGCTGGCCGTGTGCGGTCAGGCTCTGTCCTGGGTGCTGCTGAGCATCTCGAGTCCGCTGGTTCCCGTGTCGACGACTGCGGCGCTCATGCTGCTGCAGCCGCTGTCGGCGGTGGTGCTCGGATCGCTCATCGCCGGTGAACGTCTGCAGCCGGCCCAATGGGCGGGTGCGGTGCTCGTGGCCGCCATCGTCTGGGTCGTCGGCGGGGGACCGGAGGCGCTCACCCGGCGCCGACGGCCGCCTCGGTGA
- a CDS encoding pyridoxal phosphate-dependent aminotransferase: MTAHTPAEAAPTTSAPAATAPTTSASAPVASARSGLVKPFAAMGIVATVGQMQRAGRDTIAMCLGEPTQGAPSPVLARAAEVARDGTGLGYSPIFGIPELREAIASHYRDWYGLDIAPDRIAVTTGSSGAFQTTFLTCFDVGDRVALARPGYGAYKNILAALGCEVVELDCGADEGFQPTVELLAAAHAEAPLKGLMLASPANPTGTMIGPEALGKLTDWCRANGVQVISDEIYHGISYIGTRGECALAHDDDAIVISSFSKYWGMTGWRLGWAILPEELVAPAQNVTGNLSLCAPVPAQYAAVAGFSDESYAECEAAVASFAGAREHVLNARDDLGFGQMAPPDGAFYMYARIDDILDRAGLQTSGQWCAQVLDATGVALAPGDDFDSVDGPRSVRLSLAVGADRTAEAIDRILDFMG; the protein is encoded by the coding sequence ATGACTGCACACACCCCCGCCGAGGCGGCACCCACCACGTCCGCCCCCGCCGCAACTGCCCCCACCACGTCCGCGTCCGCCCCCGTCGCCTCCGCCCGATCCGGGCTCGTCAAACCCTTCGCCGCGATGGGCATCGTCGCCACGGTCGGGCAGATGCAGCGCGCCGGCCGCGACACCATCGCCATGTGCCTGGGCGAACCGACCCAAGGCGCGCCCAGTCCCGTCCTCGCCCGTGCCGCCGAAGTCGCCCGCGACGGCACCGGACTCGGCTACTCACCGATCTTCGGCATCCCCGAGCTGCGCGAGGCCATCGCCTCCCACTACCGCGACTGGTACGGACTCGACATCGCCCCAGACCGCATCGCCGTGACCACCGGATCCTCCGGCGCCTTCCAGACGACGTTCCTCACCTGCTTCGACGTCGGCGACCGGGTGGCTCTGGCCCGACCCGGGTACGGGGCGTACAAGAACATCCTCGCCGCACTCGGATGCGAGGTCGTCGAACTCGACTGCGGCGCCGACGAAGGGTTCCAACCGACCGTCGAACTGCTCGCCGCAGCCCACGCCGAGGCGCCCCTCAAGGGGCTCATGCTCGCGTCCCCGGCGAACCCGACGGGAACGATGATCGGACCCGAAGCGCTCGGGAAGCTCACGGACTGGTGCCGAGCGAACGGAGTGCAGGTGATCTCGGACGAGATCTACCACGGCATCAGCTACATCGGCACCCGCGGCGAATGCGCCCTGGCCCATGACGACGATGCGATCGTCATCTCTTCGTTCTCCAAGTACTGGGGTATGACAGGCTGGCGGTTGGGCTGGGCGATCCTGCCCGAAGAGCTCGTCGCCCCGGCCCAGAACGTCACTGGGAATCTCTCCCTGTGTGCCCCGGTGCCCGCCCAATACGCCGCGGTCGCCGGATTCTCGGACGAGTCCTACGCCGAATGTGAGGCCGCAGTGGCCTCGTTCGCCGGAGCCCGCGAGCATGTCCTGAACGCGCGTGATGACCTCGGCTTCGGCCAGATGGCCCCACCCGACGGTGCCTTCTACATGTACGCACGCATCGACGACATCCTCGACCGAGCAGGACTCCAGACATCCGGACAATGGTGTGCGCAGGTGCTCGACGCCACCGGTGTGGCTCTGGCCCCCGGCGATGACTTCGACTCCGTCGACGGTCCTCGCTCCGTGCGTCTGTCCCTGGCCGTCGGCGCGGACCGGACCGCCGAAGCCATCGACCGCATCCTCGACTTTATGGGATGA
- a CDS encoding peroxidase-related enzyme (This protein belongs to a clade of uncharacterized proteins related to peroxidases such as the alkylhydroperoxidase AhpD.) — protein MRYPLADIDDVDDDIRTQILEVAEKSGFVPNVFLALARRPAEFRAFFAYYDALMEKETGNLTKADREMIVVATSAINQCLYCVVAHGAMLRIFAKDAFIADVVATNYRQANISARQMAMLDFAVKVSEEPWAVNDADHQALAEHGFDAEDAWDIAAITGFFGLSNRMAHISGMVPNPEFYTLGRVPREKK, from the coding sequence ATGCGATACCCACTTGCAGACATCGACGACGTCGACGATGACATCCGCACCCAGATCCTCGAGGTGGCCGAGAAGTCGGGCTTCGTGCCCAACGTCTTCCTCGCCCTGGCCCGCCGCCCCGCCGAATTCCGCGCCTTCTTCGCCTACTACGACGCGCTCATGGAGAAGGAGACGGGCAACCTCACCAAGGCGGATCGGGAGATGATCGTCGTGGCCACCTCGGCGATCAATCAGTGCCTGTACTGCGTCGTCGCCCACGGGGCGATGCTGCGGATCTTCGCAAAGGACGCCTTCATCGCCGACGTCGTCGCCACGAACTACCGCCAGGCGAACATCAGCGCACGTCAGATGGCCATGCTCGACTTCGCGGTCAAGGTCTCCGAGGAACCGTGGGCCGTGAATGACGCCGACCACCAGGCGCTCGCCGAACACGGCTTCGACGCCGAGGACGCCTGGGACATCGCCGCGATCACCGGCTTCTTCGGCCTGTCCAACCGCATGGCCCACATCTCCGGAATGGTCCCGAACCCGGAGTTCTACACCCTCGGCCGCGTCCCGCGTGAGAAGAAGTGA
- a CDS encoding cupin: MAADIPADTGSTGEVQLDNGVFRVTRWTIRPDGVIPMHKHEYEYVVVPMVTDTMLVRNSDGTEIRAELEAGVSYTRPAGSEHEVSNPGGASDVVFVEIERL, encoded by the coding sequence ATGGCCGCAGACATCCCCGCAGACACCGGCTCGACCGGCGAGGTCCAGCTCGACAACGGCGTCTTCCGGGTGACGAGGTGGACGATCCGGCCCGACGGAGTGATCCCGATGCACAAGCACGAGTATGAGTACGTCGTGGTGCCGATGGTCACTGACACGATGCTCGTGCGCAATTCCGACGGCACCGAGATCCGCGCCGAACTCGAGGCAGGAGTCTCCTACACCCGCCCGGCCGGCTCAGAACACGAGGTGTCGAACCCCGGAGGCGCCTCCGACGTCGTCTTCGTCGAGATCGAGCGCCTCTGA
- a CDS encoding glutamate--cysteine ligase — MGEEVSSKRYTPEERTLYREKLAENLELFDTYLRHAEFKSAGTIGLELELNLVDGENQPNLRNKDVLNRLDDEYQSEIGGFNLELNHPVLQVAGRGLKTLEAGVAHRLEKAQNAAEADGLKVVSIGTLPTLTTQFLTDEPWMTEENRYEALSNSVIDARGEYVRIELGRDERYKMEFADIAPESSCTSMQLHLQVAPNRFADAWNASQAIASAQVAMGANSPLFVGRKLWHESRIPVFSQSIDTRTPELVNQGVRPRVWFGERWITSVFDLFEENVRYFPPLLPEIKDFVEFRAADAPKLFELNLHNGTVWRWNRPIYNSGDSGAHIRVENRLLPAGPTPVDMVADAAFYYGLAEFLVGENRPVWSRMSFKEAEENFFNCARDGIEARVTWPKIGRIDVAELVTDVLAPQARRGLSRLNIDKDIIDEYMSIIEGRAENRVNGATWQLQALESLAPGSLQDSPERREGLTAMMDAYVANQASGKPVHTWEIPSR; from the coding sequence ATGGGTGAGGAAGTCAGTTCGAAGCGGTACACGCCGGAAGAGCGCACACTGTATCGGGAGAAGCTTGCGGAGAATCTCGAGCTCTTCGATACCTATCTCCGGCATGCGGAATTCAAATCGGCCGGCACGATCGGGCTCGAACTCGAGCTCAACCTCGTCGACGGTGAGAACCAGCCGAATCTGCGCAATAAGGACGTGCTCAACCGTCTCGACGACGAATACCAGTCCGAGATCGGCGGGTTCAACCTCGAACTCAACCACCCCGTGCTCCAGGTGGCGGGCCGGGGGCTGAAGACTCTTGAGGCCGGTGTCGCCCATCGTCTGGAGAAGGCGCAGAATGCCGCCGAGGCGGACGGGCTCAAGGTCGTATCGATCGGGACCCTGCCGACGCTGACCACGCAGTTCCTCACCGACGAGCCGTGGATGACCGAGGAGAACCGATACGAAGCGCTGAGCAACTCGGTCATCGATGCGCGCGGAGAATACGTGCGCATCGAACTCGGCCGCGACGAGCGGTACAAGATGGAGTTCGCCGATATCGCCCCCGAATCCTCGTGCACCTCGATGCAGCTGCACCTGCAGGTCGCGCCGAACCGGTTCGCCGATGCCTGGAACGCTTCGCAGGCGATCGCCTCGGCGCAGGTGGCGATGGGTGCGAACTCCCCGCTGTTCGTCGGCCGGAAGCTGTGGCACGAATCCCGGATCCCCGTCTTCTCCCAATCCATCGACACCCGCACGCCCGAACTGGTCAACCAAGGTGTGCGTCCGCGGGTGTGGTTCGGCGAGCGGTGGATCACCAGCGTGTTCGACCTCTTCGAGGAGAACGTCCGCTACTTCCCGCCGCTCCTGCCCGAGATCAAGGACTTCGTCGAATTCCGGGCCGCCGATGCGCCGAAGCTCTTCGAACTCAACCTGCACAACGGCACTGTCTGGCGCTGGAACCGGCCGATCTACAACTCCGGTGACAGCGGTGCCCACATCCGCGTCGAGAACCGTCTTCTGCCTGCCGGACCGACACCGGTCGACATGGTCGCCGACGCCGCCTTCTACTACGGGCTCGCGGAGTTCCTCGTCGGTGAGAATCGTCCCGTGTGGTCGCGGATGTCGTTCAAGGAAGCCGAAGAGAACTTCTTCAACTGCGCCCGTGACGGCATCGAAGCACGAGTGACCTGGCCGAAGATCGGACGCATCGACGTCGCCGAACTCGTCACCGATGTGCTCGCACCGCAGGCCAGGCGCGGACTCTCACGTCTGAACATCGACAAGGACATCATCGACGAATACATGTCGATCATCGAAGGTCGGGCCGAGAACCGTGTCAACGGTGCGACCTGGCAGCTGCAGGCGCTGGAGAGCCTCGCTCCCGGCAGCCTGCAGGATTCTCCCGAACGCCGCGAGGGACTCACAGCGATGATGGATGCCTATGTCGCCAACCAGGCGTCCGGCAAGCCCGTCCACACCTGGGAGATTCCCTCCCGCTGA
- a CDS encoding M20 family metallopeptidase, translating to MTSTTASVFQPAELVDQAARRLPDMLADIERVISIETPSSDKDAVAAGARDFAALLHERLGTEAELLEVEGTTHLRLRFGTGPARVVLLNHQDTVWPHGTLERIPFTTDEGILRGPGSFDMLTGAIMSVHATAILRDHLGEGALDGLSILVTGDEEIGSISSSDLIRAEAAEAKAVFVMEASAGGALKLERKGTSNYVLVFSGKASHAGLEPEKGINAGMALALTLPLVADLADAEAGTTVVPTVISAGTTSNTVPAEARVDIDVRARTAAELERVDAQIRELAAKPQVEGSATEVLGGINRPPFEPEQSAALFDRATALAGELGLPAPEGVSVGGASDGNFTAGDGIPTLDGLGAVGDGAHAEHEHAVIDEIAPRTALLAALIADQLRG from the coding sequence ATGACTTCGACCACAGCTTCCGTATTCCAGCCCGCCGAACTCGTCGACCAGGCCGCCAGGCGTCTGCCCGACATGCTCGCCGACATCGAGCGTGTGATCTCGATCGAGACGCCCTCGAGTGACAAGGACGCGGTGGCCGCCGGGGCACGGGACTTCGCCGCACTGCTGCACGAGCGCCTCGGCACCGAGGCGGAGCTGCTCGAGGTCGAAGGCACCACCCACCTGCGCCTGCGCTTCGGCACCGGCCCGGCCCGCGTCGTCCTCCTCAACCACCAGGACACGGTGTGGCCGCACGGCACGCTCGAACGCATCCCGTTCACCACCGACGAAGGCATCCTCCGCGGTCCCGGCAGCTTCGACATGCTCACCGGGGCGATCATGAGTGTGCACGCGACAGCGATCCTGCGCGACCACCTCGGCGAGGGTGCCCTAGACGGTCTGTCGATCCTCGTCACCGGCGATGAGGAGATCGGATCGATCTCATCCTCGGACCTCATCCGCGCCGAGGCGGCCGAAGCGAAGGCCGTGTTCGTCATGGAGGCGAGCGCGGGCGGTGCGCTCAAGCTCGAGCGAAAGGGCACGAGCAACTACGTTCTCGTCTTCTCCGGGAAGGCCTCGCATGCGGGGCTCGAACCGGAGAAGGGGATCAATGCGGGCATGGCCTTGGCTCTGACCTTGCCGCTGGTCGCTGATCTCGCCGACGCCGAGGCCGGGACGACTGTGGTGCCGACCGTGATCAGCGCCGGCACGACGTCGAATACGGTGCCCGCCGAGGCGCGTGTGGACATCGATGTGCGTGCCCGGACCGCGGCGGAACTCGAACGCGTGGATGCGCAGATCCGTGAGTTGGCTGCGAAGCCCCAGGTGGAGGGTTCGGCGACGGAGGTGCTCGGCGGGATCAATCGGCCGCCGTTCGAACCGGAGCAGTCGGCTGCGCTGTTCGACCGGGCGACCGCGCTGGCCGGTGAGCTCGGGCTGCCGGCCCCGGAGGGCGTTTCCGTAGGTGGGGCATCGGACGGGAACTTCACCGCCGGCGACGGCATTCCGACCCTCGATGGTCTCGGGGCCGTCGGCGATGGGGCGCATGCCGAACACGAACACGCCGTCATCGACGAGATCGCACCCCGGACCGCGCTGCTCGCCGCCCTCATCGCCGATCAGTTGCGGGGCTGA
- a CDS encoding helix-turn-helix domain-containing protein — MASTSTTSVSELLRAWRTRRHLSQLQLATRANVSTRHLSYLETGRSKPTRNMLERLARHLEVPLRERNQLMLAAGLAPAYPERGLNAPELMAVSSALQSIMDAHMPFPALLLDHWWDVIDRNAATDFLLRGCAAHLIDPPINALRLTLHPDGLAPRIINLGQWRTHLLSQVQSRSERDGDPRLHDLVAELASYPGDDVGHPVLTDVVIPLELKVGDAKLRFFSVSATVESAIDITIDELRVEAFYPADDPTRDAILAMK; from the coding sequence ATGGCCTCCACCAGCACGACGTCAGTCAGTGAGCTTCTACGGGCTTGGCGGACCAGACGGCACTTGAGCCAACTCCAGTTGGCAACGCGTGCCAATGTATCAACACGCCATCTGAGCTACCTCGAGACGGGGCGGTCGAAGCCGACGCGCAACATGCTCGAGCGTCTTGCACGCCATTTGGAGGTTCCGCTCCGCGAAAGAAATCAGTTGATGCTTGCGGCAGGTCTTGCTCCGGCGTACCCCGAGCGTGGACTCAATGCGCCCGAGTTGATGGCGGTGAGCAGTGCACTGCAGTCGATCATGGATGCGCATATGCCCTTTCCCGCGCTCCTCCTGGACCACTGGTGGGACGTTATCGACCGCAACGCAGCGACCGACTTCCTGCTCCGTGGATGCGCTGCCCACCTGATTGACCCCCCTATCAACGCGTTGCGACTGACCTTGCATCCAGACGGTCTGGCCCCACGTATCATCAACCTCGGCCAGTGGCGCACGCACCTGCTCTCCCAGGTGCAGAGTAGGTCCGAACGTGATGGCGACCCCCGGCTGCATGACCTTGTCGCAGAACTGGCTTCCTACCCGGGTGATGACGTCGGCCACCCAGTGCTCACTGATGTCGTCATACCGCTCGAGCTCAAAGTCGGTGACGCAAAGCTGCGCTTCTTCAGCGTCTCCGCCACGGTGGAGTCAGCGATCGACATCACCATCGACGAACTGCGCGTCGAGGCCTTCTACCCGGCCGACGACCCCACCAGAGACGCGATCCTCGCTATGAAGTGA
- a CDS encoding PaaI family thioesterase yields MTNMHSLAQHWIKNVVLQAPVAQTLGISVRSAEIDHVTLAMPYSEELTTTPQVLHGGVIATLIDTVGAAASASGISPDDDASGGATAILGVNYLAAARTDLTATGKVVHRTRSASLTEVHVTDAEGTLVATGQVNSRIFR; encoded by the coding sequence ATGACCAACATGCACTCACTTGCACAGCACTGGATCAAGAATGTTGTCCTCCAAGCTCCCGTCGCACAGACACTCGGAATTTCGGTGCGCTCAGCGGAGATCGACCACGTCACCCTCGCAATGCCATATTCCGAAGAACTGACAACCACCCCTCAGGTGCTTCATGGGGGTGTCATCGCGACTTTGATCGATACCGTCGGTGCCGCCGCCTCGGCATCCGGAATCTCACCCGATGATGACGCATCCGGGGGTGCGACGGCAATTCTCGGGGTGAACTATCTCGCCGCTGCTAGAACTGACCTCACCGCGACAGGCAAAGTTGTGCACCGAACTCGTTCGGCAAGTCTCACCGAAGTGCACGTCACAGACGCCGAAGGGACTCTGGTGGCGACAGGGCAGGTCAACAGTCGCATCTTTCGATAG
- a CDS encoding FkbM family methyltransferase, which translates to MNDHLRTFTARRQSWFGLKLPVKTALAQPALHPLLRAIAPRIRGLKIGRLPAPIELTEIRGRAGGADFILVEPFRCEIAKEFYWGRGRRTEPEDAFALDLMVALSADADVFLDIGAYTGVFTMAVLAANENVRAHVFEIIPAVVAGVEKNVERNGFNSRVTVHPTGVGSPDTWMKVPLGDGGSALPSFYSADMSFDSDAEVRFTSLDALLPEVLADARAEASGDGEGASGRAASDEDSTTRATPGDEPTVTVKIDVEGGENDVFAHGQEFLSTLHPDILCEVLDDRAKPRELMGHFGEHGYHYYLVGEDRLFARSTIRPDPHLRDWLFTLKSPDQMRAAGYPVD; encoded by the coding sequence GTGAACGATCACCTGCGCACTTTCACTGCGCGCAGACAGTCCTGGTTCGGCCTCAAGCTGCCGGTCAAAACCGCCCTCGCGCAACCGGCGCTCCACCCGCTGTTGCGAGCGATCGCGCCACGGATCAGAGGGCTGAAGATCGGTCGTCTCCCTGCGCCCATCGAACTCACCGAGATCCGCGGACGGGCGGGCGGAGCGGACTTCATCCTCGTCGAGCCCTTCCGCTGCGAGATCGCCAAGGAGTTCTACTGGGGAAGGGGCCGACGCACCGAACCCGAAGACGCGTTCGCCCTCGACCTCATGGTCGCGCTCAGCGCCGATGCCGATGTCTTCCTCGACATCGGCGCGTACACCGGGGTCTTCACCATGGCCGTCCTCGCCGCGAACGAGAATGTGCGCGCTCACGTCTTCGAGATCATCCCCGCCGTCGTCGCAGGTGTGGAGAAGAACGTCGAACGCAACGGCTTCAACAGCCGCGTGACCGTCCACCCGACCGGGGTCGGCAGCCCCGACACCTGGATGAAGGTGCCCCTCGGCGACGGGGGATCGGCGCTGCCGTCGTTCTACTCCGCTGACATGAGCTTCGACTCCGACGCCGAGGTGCGCTTCACTTCCCTCGACGCCCTCCTGCCCGAGGTGCTGGCCGATGCACGGGCAGAGGCGTCCGGAGACGGCGAGGGCGCTTCGGGTCGGGCCGCTTCCGACGAGGATTCGACGACTCGGGCCACACCCGGCGATGAGCCGACGGTGACCGTGAAGATCGATGTCGAAGGCGGCGAGAACGATGTCTTCGCGCACGGGCAGGAATTCCTCTCGACCCTCCACCCGGATATCCTCTGCGAGGTCCTCGACGACCGCGCGAAACCGCGTGAACTCATGGGCCACTTCGGCGAGCATGGCTACCACTACTACCTCGTCGGTGAGGATCGACTGTTCGCGCGGTCGACGATTCGGCCGGATCCGCATCTGCGTGACTGGCTGTTCACGCTGAAATCACCGGATCAGATGCGCGCGGCCGGCTACCCGGTCGACTAG
- the menC gene encoding o-succinylbenzoate synthase, with protein MKLKSVTLHQVSIPLVTPFETSFMRETEKDCYLVEAVFDTPQGEVTGWGESVAMISPLYSSEYVAAGIDVTRRWLAPLLFDVEDLTAETVGWHLRHVIGHPMAKSALEMAVIEAQLKLNDQSFKDYLGGVVDSVPSGVSVGIQDSVEETVKVIGGYLEEGYARIKLKIKPGKDIAPVAAVRRAFGDDFGFQVDANAAYTLVDAAHLRRLDEYGLLLIEQPLGEADIRQHAELAKLMDTPMCLDESIVSAEAAADAIMLGATSVINIKPGRVGGFIEAKKIHDLAAAHGVAVWHGGMVETGLGRAANAALASLPGFTLPGDISGSNRFFHEDITEEIVMHDGKVDVPTGIGFGVSIDPAKLERFRTDSVEILPGQ; from the coding sequence ATGAAGCTCAAGTCAGTCACCCTCCACCAAGTCTCGATCCCGCTGGTCACCCCGTTCGAGACCTCGTTCATGCGGGAGACGGAGAAGGACTGCTACCTCGTCGAGGCTGTCTTCGACACCCCGCAGGGCGAGGTCACCGGGTGGGGCGAGTCGGTGGCGATGATCTCCCCGCTCTACTCCTCCGAGTATGTGGCCGCCGGCATCGACGTCACGCGCCGCTGGTTGGCGCCGCTGCTCTTCGACGTCGAGGATCTCACCGCGGAGACCGTCGGTTGGCATCTTCGCCATGTCATCGGGCACCCGATGGCGAAGTCCGCCCTCGAGATGGCCGTCATCGAAGCCCAGCTGAAGCTCAACGACCAGTCGTTCAAGGACTACCTGGGCGGGGTCGTCGATTCGGTCCCCTCGGGCGTATCGGTGGGCATCCAGGATTCCGTCGAGGAGACGGTCAAGGTCATCGGCGGCTACCTCGAAGAGGGCTACGCCCGGATCAAGCTCAAGATCAAGCCCGGCAAGGACATCGCCCCGGTGGCTGCGGTGCGCAGGGCATTCGGTGATGATTTCGGCTTCCAGGTCGACGCGAACGCCGCATACACCCTCGTCGATGCCGCGCATCTGCGCCGACTCGACGAATACGGGCTTCTCCTCATCGAACAGCCCCTCGGCGAGGCTGATATCCGGCAGCACGCGGAGCTCGCGAAGCTCATGGACACCCCGATGTGCCTCGACGAGTCCATCGTCTCCGCGGAGGCGGCAGCGGACGCGATCATGTTGGGAGCCACCTCGGTGATCAACATCAAACCCGGACGCGTCGGAGGCTTCATCGAAGCGAAGAAGATCCATGATCTCGCCGCAGCCCACGGGGTCGCCGTGTGGCACGGCGGGATGGTGGAGACCGGCCTGGGACGGGCGGCGAACGCGGCCCTGGCATCGCTGCCGGGCTTCACCCTGCCCGGCGACATCTCCGGGTCGAACCGATTCTTCCACGAGGACATCACCGAGGAGATCGTCATGCACGACGGCAAGGTCGACGTCCCCACCGGCATCGGCTTCGGCGTCTCGATCGACCCTGCCAAGCTCGAGCGCTTCCGCACAGATTCAGTGGAGATCCTGCCCGGGCAGTAG